One Nostoc sp. UHCC 0302 DNA window includes the following coding sequences:
- the glf gene encoding UDP-galactopyranose mutase codes for MTSEKAKIKSNSVSNIVSSKQRKTKRSQLVDETQASGKSLLNLNSSNKNVQPTETFNDTPDVVCLSHLRWNFVYQRPQHLLSRCAQGKRVFFIEEPIFTQEPLGRLDVSQDESGVVVVVPHLPQGLNEEAINADLQMLIDVLFAEQSINKYICWYYTPMAIAFTQHLKPEAIIYDCMDELSAFKGASPTLKKYEAELFRRADLVFTGGQSLYESKVNQHPNVYGFPSSVDVAHFAQARNLEEAADQANIPHPRLGFFGVIDERMDIELLAGIAEARPDWHLVMIGPVVKIDLATLPQHENIHYLGGKDYKQLPTYLAGWDLAMLPFARNESTRFISPTKTPEYLAAGRPVVSTSIRDVVRPYGDLKLVRIADTVSEFVAAAEQAMQEDIRTSEWLNRVDTFLEKISWDRTWASMMKLIDSAIAARDNEDKVNSTGATGKQAPNIITRKFVFDYLVVGAGFSGSVIAERLATQSGKKVLVVDKRNHIGGNAYDHYDDHGILVHKYGPHIFHTNSREVFEYLSRFTQWRSYEHRVLASVDGQLVPIPINLDTINKLYGMNLNSFEVEEFYKSLAEPVEYIRTSEDVVVSKVGRVLYEKFFRNYTRKQWGLDPSELDKSVIARIPTRTNRDDRYFTDSYQAMPLHGFTRMFDNMLNHPNIKVMLNTDYQEIQKAIPCREMVYTGPVDEFFDYRYGKLPYRSLEFKHETHNTSVFQSAPVINYPNEQLYTRVTEFKYLTGQEHSKTSIVYEFPQAEGDPYYPVPRPENNEMYKQYKALSDTTPGVYFVGRLATYKYYNMDQCVAQALSVYNQIAVKA; via the coding sequence ATGACAAGTGAGAAAGCGAAAATAAAAAGCAACAGTGTTAGCAATATAGTTTCGTCTAAGCAGCGTAAAACAAAGCGATCGCAGCTAGTAGACGAAACGCAAGCATCAGGTAAATCACTGTTGAATTTAAATTCGTCAAATAAAAATGTTCAACCAACAGAAACCTTTAATGATACGCCTGATGTAGTTTGCTTATCTCATTTGCGTTGGAATTTTGTCTACCAAAGACCACAACATTTATTAAGTCGCTGCGCTCAAGGAAAGCGGGTATTCTTTATTGAAGAGCCAATTTTTACCCAAGAACCATTAGGACGATTAGATGTTAGTCAAGATGAAAGTGGGGTAGTGGTTGTTGTACCACATTTACCACAAGGTTTGAATGAGGAAGCGATCAATGCAGACTTGCAAATGCTAATTGATGTTTTATTTGCAGAGCAAAGCATCAATAAGTATATCTGTTGGTATTACACACCAATGGCGATCGCTTTTACCCAGCACTTAAAACCAGAAGCAATTATCTACGATTGCATGGATGAATTATCTGCATTCAAAGGAGCATCACCCACTTTAAAGAAATACGAGGCTGAACTATTCCGCCGTGCAGACTTGGTATTTACAGGAGGACAAAGCCTTTACGAAAGTAAAGTCAACCAACACCCCAACGTCTATGGATTTCCCAGCAGCGTAGATGTAGCCCACTTTGCCCAAGCAAGAAATCTTGAAGAAGCAGCAGATCAAGCAAATATTCCTCATCCTCGCCTGGGATTCTTTGGCGTCATTGATGAACGCATGGATATAGAACTGCTTGCTGGTATAGCCGAGGCACGTCCGGATTGGCATTTAGTGATGATTGGGCCAGTTGTGAAAATTGATCTGGCAACTCTACCACAGCATGAGAATATTCATTATCTCGGTGGAAAAGACTATAAACAACTACCCACTTACTTGGCTGGGTGGGACTTGGCGATGCTGCCGTTTGCGCGTAATGAGTCAACACGCTTTATTAGTCCTACTAAAACTCCAGAGTATCTTGCCGCAGGTAGACCTGTGGTTTCTACTAGCATTCGAGATGTAGTGCGGCCTTATGGAGATTTAAAACTGGTACGAATTGCAGACACAGTTTCTGAATTCGTCGCCGCCGCCGAACAAGCAATGCAAGAAGACATAAGAACATCAGAATGGTTGAATCGGGTAGATACCTTTTTAGAAAAGATTTCTTGGGATCGGACTTGGGCATCGATGATGAAGCTTATAGACTCTGCCATTGCTGCCCGCGATAATGAAGACAAAGTTAACTCCACAGGTGCGACTGGTAAACAAGCACCAAATATTATTACCAGAAAATTTGTCTTTGATTACTTGGTTGTCGGCGCGGGTTTTTCTGGTAGCGTGATTGCTGAACGTTTAGCAACTCAGTCTGGTAAAAAAGTGCTGGTTGTAGACAAGCGCAATCACATTGGTGGCAATGCTTACGATCATTACGACGATCATGGCATTCTTGTACACAAATACGGCCCACACATCTTTCACACCAACTCCCGCGAAGTCTTTGAATACCTCTCACGCTTTACTCAGTGGCGGTCTTACGAACATCGTGTCCTTGCTAGTGTAGATGGGCAACTTGTTCCTATTCCGATCAACCTCGATACCATCAACAAGCTGTATGGCATGAATCTCAATTCATTTGAGGTCGAGGAGTTTTACAAATCACTTGCTGAACCCGTAGAATATATCCGCACTAGTGAAGATGTGGTAGTCAGCAAAGTTGGTCGAGTACTGTATGAAAAGTTTTTCCGGAATTATACGCGTAAGCAATGGGGACTCGACCCATCGGAACTGGACAAATCAGTAATTGCCAGAATTCCGACTCGTACTAATCGTGACGATCGCTATTTTACCGATAGCTACCAAGCGATGCCACTGCACGGCTTTACCAGGATGTTCGACAATATGCTAAATCATCCGAACATCAAGGTAATGTTAAATACTGATTATCAGGAAATCCAGAAGGCGATACCTTGCCGCGAGATGGTTTACACTGGCCCAGTTGACGAATTCTTTGATTATCGCTACGGAAAACTACCGTATCGCTCACTTGAGTTCAAGCATGAAACGCATAACACCTCAGTGTTTCAATCAGCGCCAGTAATTAACTATCCCAATGAACAGCTTTATACTCGTGTAACTGAGTTTAAATACCTGACTGGTCAAGAACATTCGAAAACTAGCATTGTTTACGAGTTTCCTCAAGCTGAGGGAGACCCTTATTATCCTGTACCGCGCCCAGAAAATAACGAAATGTACAAGCAGTACAAGGCGCTGTCTGATACAACACCAGGAGTATATTTTGTCGGACGACTAGCGACATACAAGTACTACAACATGGATCAATGTGTTGCTCAAGCCCTTTCTGTATACAACCAAATCGCGGTTAAGGCTTAA
- the psaB gene encoding photosystem I core protein PsaB, whose protein sequence is MATKYPKFNQDLAQDPTTRRIWYAIATGNDFESHDGMTEENLYQKIFATHFGHVAIIFLWASSLLFHVAWQGNFEQWIKDPLHIRPIAHAIWDPHFGKPAIEAFTQGGANNPVNIAYSGVYHWWYTIGMRTNTDLYQGSVFLLLLAALFLFAGWLHLQPKYRPSLAWFKSAEPRLNHHLAGLFGVSALAWTGHLIHVAIPESRGIHVRWNNFLTTLPHPEGLTPFFTGNWGVYAQDPDTAGHVFGTSQGAGTAILTFLGGFHPQTESLWLTDMAHHHLAIAVIFIIAGHMYRTNFGIGHSIKEMLNARNFFGIQTEGQFNLPHQGLYDTYNNSLHFQLSIHLAALGTALSLVAQHMYSLPPYAFIAKDYTTQAALYTHHQYIAGFLMIGAFAHAGIFWVRDYDPEQNKGNVLERVLKHKEAIISHLSWVSLFLGFHTLGLYVHNDVVVAFGTPEKQILIEPVFAQFIQSAHGKLLYGMDTLLSNPDSIAYTAWPNYGNVWLPNWVDAINSGTNSLFLTIGPGDFLVHHAIALGLHTTTLICVKGALDARGTKLMPDKKDFGYTFPCDGPGRGGTCQTSSWEQSFFLAMFWMLNLLGWVTFYWHWKHLGIWQGNVAQFNENSTYLMGWFRDYLWANSAQLINGYNPYGTSNLSVWAWMFLFGHLVWATGFMFLISWRGYWQELIETLVWAHERTPLANLVRWKDKPVALSIVQGWLVGVAHFTVGYILTYAAFLIASTAGKFG, encoded by the coding sequence TGAACAGTGGATTAAAGATCCGCTGCATATTCGCCCAATTGCTCATGCAATTTGGGATCCTCACTTTGGTAAACCAGCAATAGAAGCGTTTACTCAAGGTGGTGCTAACAACCCGGTCAACATTGCTTACTCTGGTGTTTACCATTGGTGGTACACCATTGGGATGCGGACAAACACTGACCTCTATCAGGGTTCAGTATTCTTGTTGTTATTAGCTGCATTGTTTCTATTCGCTGGTTGGCTGCATTTGCAACCTAAGTACCGTCCTAGCTTGGCTTGGTTTAAGAGTGCTGAACCCCGTCTGAATCACCATTTGGCAGGTTTGTTTGGTGTCAGCGCATTGGCTTGGACTGGTCACTTGATTCATGTTGCTATCCCTGAATCTCGTGGAATTCATGTTCGTTGGAATAATTTCCTCACCACCTTACCTCACCCAGAAGGGTTGACACCCTTCTTTACAGGGAACTGGGGTGTCTATGCCCAAGATCCAGATACGGCTGGTCATGTGTTTGGAACATCCCAAGGTGCAGGGACGGCAATTCTGACTTTTCTGGGTGGCTTCCATCCGCAAACAGAATCGCTGTGGCTGACGGATATGGCGCATCACCATTTGGCGATCGCAGTCATCTTCATCATCGCCGGTCATATGTACCGCACTAACTTCGGTATTGGTCATAGCATCAAAGAGATGCTCAACGCCAGGAATTTCTTTGGTATCCAAACCGAAGGTCAGTTCAACCTACCGCACCAAGGACTGTACGACACCTATAACAACTCGCTGCATTTCCAGTTGTCCATACACTTGGCAGCACTGGGTACTGCACTGTCGTTGGTGGCGCAGCATATGTATTCGCTGCCTCCTTACGCTTTCATAGCTAAGGACTACACAACCCAAGCGGCGTTGTACACCCATCACCAGTATATTGCTGGTTTCTTGATGATTGGTGCATTCGCCCATGCTGGCATTTTTTGGGTACGAGACTATGACCCAGAGCAAAACAAAGGTAACGTCCTCGAACGCGTACTCAAGCACAAAGAAGCGATTATTTCCCACCTGAGCTGGGTGTCGCTATTCTTGGGCTTCCATACCCTTGGGCTATACGTCCATAACGATGTTGTAGTTGCCTTTGGTACTCCTGAGAAGCAAATTTTGATTGAGCCAGTGTTTGCTCAATTTATCCAATCTGCTCATGGGAAATTGCTGTATGGCATGGATACCTTACTATCTAATCCAGATAGTATTGCCTACACAGCTTGGCCAAACTACGGCAACGTCTGGTTACCAAACTGGGTGGATGCGATTAACTCTGGGACTAACTCCCTATTCTTAACGATTGGGCCAGGCGATTTCTTGGTTCATCATGCGATCGCTCTGGGTTTGCACACAACTACCCTGATTTGCGTCAAAGGTGCGTTGGATGCCCGTGGTACTAAACTGATGCCCGATAAGAAGGACTTCGGCTACACCTTCCCCTGCGATGGGCCTGGTCGTGGTGGTACTTGCCAAACTTCCTCTTGGGAACAGTCTTTCTTCCTCGCTATGTTCTGGATGCTGAATCTCCTTGGTTGGGTAACCTTTTATTGGCATTGGAAGCATCTAGGTATTTGGCAAGGTAACGTAGCTCAGTTCAACGAAAACTCTACATACCTCATGGGTTGGTTCCGTGACTACCTCTGGGCTAATTCCGCTCAGTTAATTAACGGTTACAACCCCTACGGCACAAGTAATCTATCTGTCTGGGCTTGGATGTTCCTCTTTGGACACCTAGTTTGGGCAACTGGTTTCATGTTCTTAATTAGCTGGCGTGGCTATTGGCAAGAGTTAATTGAAACTCTTGTCTGGGCGCACGAACGCACTCCGTTAGCTAACTTAGTTCGTTGGAAAGATAAGCCTGTTGCTCTGTCTATTGTCCAAGGTTGGTTAGTTGGTGTTGCTCATTTCACCGTTGGCTACATCCTTACGTATGCAGCATTCCTCATAGCTTCAACCGCTGGTAAATTTGGTTGA
- a CDS encoding glycoside hydrolase family 2 TIM barrel-domain containing protein → MRLLNLENAEVELASSPANKVLDSKTTAHPRPLLQRSHWQSLNGQWKFAFDDQGKCFRPGDFKQWFNHIEIPYAPESTKSGIGDTGFHPNCWYEREFQTDPGKGKLLLHFGAVDYRARVWVNGEYIGEHEGGHTSFCFDITHALNDSGITKVTVWAQDDPQDLAKPRGKQDWQLEAHSIWYPRTSGIWQTVWLERVGATYIDHIQWTPDFERWEIGCYAALAGDVPASGLQIKVKLSVGHKVLVNDTYEVFNGEIGRRISLSDPGIDDCRNELLWSPEKPTLIDAEIQLWCKDQLLDEVKSYTAMRTVTIQRDRFMLNGRPYYLRLVLDQGYWPDTLMTAPSDEALRRDVELVKAMGFNGVRKHQKIEDPRFLYWADVLGLLVWEEMPSAYRFTPKAVERMAHEWTEVIKRDSSHPCIVAWVPFNESWGVPNLVETAAHRNYVLAMYHLTKTLDPTRPVIGNDGWESIDTDILAIHDYETNPQRLAHRYRADVQLSDLLSRSRPGGRILTLDNYPHQGQPVMLTEFGGIAYAPTDTPDADKAWGYERCFNISELEMKYAQLLETINNTELFSGFCYTQLTDTFQEANGLLYADRTPKFPIEAIRAATLSGQGLCTPTSC, encoded by the coding sequence ATGAGATTATTGAATTTGGAAAATGCTGAGGTTGAACTAGCCTCAAGTCCTGCTAATAAAGTTTTGGATTCAAAAACAACAGCACATCCGCGTCCTTTATTACAGCGATCGCACTGGCAAAGCTTAAATGGTCAGTGGAAGTTCGCGTTTGACGACCAGGGAAAGTGCTTTAGACCCGGTGATTTTAAGCAGTGGTTTAATCATATAGAAATTCCCTATGCTCCCGAATCTACCAAAAGTGGTATTGGTGATACTGGATTTCACCCAAACTGCTGGTACGAGCGAGAATTTCAGACAGATCCAGGAAAAGGTAAATTACTGTTGCATTTCGGTGCTGTAGATTATCGCGCTCGTGTGTGGGTTAACGGTGAATACATAGGTGAGCATGAAGGTGGACATACCTCTTTTTGCTTCGATATTACTCATGCCTTGAATGACAGTGGCATAACAAAAGTCACAGTGTGGGCGCAAGACGATCCGCAAGACCTCGCTAAACCTCGTGGCAAGCAAGATTGGCAGTTGGAGGCACACAGTATTTGGTATCCTCGTACCAGCGGCATTTGGCAAACTGTTTGGCTGGAGCGTGTAGGTGCGACTTATATAGATCATATTCAGTGGACACCTGACTTTGAACGGTGGGAAATTGGTTGTTACGCTGCACTTGCTGGGGATGTACCTGCTTCTGGCTTACAAATCAAAGTGAAACTGAGCGTTGGCCATAAGGTGTTGGTAAACGATACCTATGAAGTGTTCAATGGGGAAATTGGTCGCCGCATTTCCCTCAGCGATCCGGGAATTGATGACTGTCGTAATGAATTACTCTGGAGTCCAGAAAAACCGACGTTAATTGATGCTGAAATTCAGTTGTGGTGCAAAGACCAACTACTGGATGAAGTAAAATCTTATACAGCGATGCGAACCGTTACTATACAGCGCGATCGCTTTATGCTCAATGGTCGCCCTTACTATTTGCGGCTAGTGCTAGACCAAGGCTACTGGCCAGATACATTGATGACAGCACCCAGCGACGAGGCATTGCGACGCGATGTAGAACTAGTTAAAGCAATGGGTTTTAACGGAGTCCGCAAACACCAAAAAATTGAAGATCCTCGCTTTTTATATTGGGCAGATGTTTTAGGGCTGTTAGTATGGGAAGAGATGCCCAGTGCCTATCGCTTCACACCGAAAGCGGTAGAACGCATGGCACATGAGTGGACTGAGGTGATCAAACGTGATTCCAGCCATCCATGTATTGTGGCATGGGTTCCGTTCAATGAATCTTGGGGAGTGCCAAATTTAGTTGAGACGGCAGCTCATCGTAACTACGTATTGGCAATGTATCACTTGACCAAAACACTAGATCCGACTCGTCCAGTCATTGGTAATGATGGTTGGGAAAGTATAGATACAGATATTCTTGCTATCCACGACTATGAAACTAATCCGCAACGATTAGCACATCGCTATAGAGCTGATGTCCAGCTATCGGATTTATTGTCACGTAGCCGTCCTGGAGGACGCATTCTCACCCTCGATAACTATCCACATCAAGGGCAACCAGTGATGCTGACTGAGTTTGGCGGTATTGCCTATGCCCCTACTGATACACCAGATGCTGATAAAGCTTGGGGATATGAGCGTTGCTTCAATATCTCCGAACTAGAAATGAAATACGCCCAGCTACTCGAAACCATCAATAATACCGAGCTGTTTAGCGGATTTTGTTACACCCAGCTTACAGATACCTTTCAAGAAGCTAACGGTTTATTATACGCCGATCGCACACCCAAATTTCCCATTGAGGCAATTCGGGCTGCAACCCTTTCAGGACAAGGATTATGTACTCCCACAAGCTGTTAA
- a CDS encoding M24 family metallopeptidase: protein MSEEVSKKLELIRQTLSETKAEGLRLRGTDWFAWATAGASNTVLLTTETGVAEVLVTAKDAWVLTDEIEAQRLKDEELPSNFQLYINPWADAVREDFVRDATAGREVLSDRPTSDLEQPLPSSLQAHKRVLMSSELERYRQVGQKASTAMTEVLQAAKPTWTEYQLAGAGAEALWTRGLHPALTLVAGERRLPLYRHATATGEQLGRQAMLVFCARGYGLFANLTRFVCFGALPEESAQLHRHVREIEAQALSLCKPGTPLNAIYHGLAQTYEQHGFANAIREHHQGGTTGYLAREVVANPHTTDTLAENMAMAWNPSLVGAKIEDTFVILKDGKLENLTYDPNFPSVEVEGRLRAVPLEI, encoded by the coding sequence ATGAGCGAAGAAGTCTCCAAGAAACTGGAGTTAATCAGGCAAACCCTATCTGAAACAAAAGCAGAGGGTTTACGCCTACGTGGTACAGACTGGTTTGCTTGGGCGACTGCTGGTGCTTCTAATACTGTGCTGCTGACTACTGAAACTGGTGTAGCAGAAGTATTAGTAACTGCCAAAGATGCGTGGGTATTAACGGATGAAATTGAAGCCCAACGCCTCAAAGATGAAGAACTGCCAAGTAATTTTCAGCTATATATCAACCCTTGGGCAGATGCTGTCCGCGAAGATTTTGTTCGTGATGCTACTGCTGGAAGAGAAGTTTTAAGCGATCGCCCTACTTCTGATCTAGAGCAGCCACTACCATCATCTTTACAAGCCCATAAACGAGTCTTAATGTCAAGCGAGCTAGAACGATATCGCCAAGTAGGGCAAAAAGCTAGCACAGCCATGACAGAGGTACTACAAGCCGCCAAACCTACTTGGACAGAATATCAGTTAGCGGGTGCAGGTGCAGAAGCATTGTGGACAAGAGGTTTGCATCCAGCGCTAACACTAGTGGCTGGCGAGAGACGCTTACCGCTGTATCGTCATGCTACCGCAACAGGAGAACAACTTGGACGGCAAGCGATGCTGGTATTTTGCGCTAGAGGATATGGTTTGTTTGCGAACCTGACTCGATTTGTTTGTTTTGGCGCACTCCCAGAAGAATCCGCGCAATTGCATCGTCATGTCCGGGAAATAGAAGCCCAAGCCCTATCTTTGTGTAAACCTGGAACTCCTCTGAATGCTATTTATCATGGACTAGCTCAAACTTATGAACAGCACGGTTTTGCTAATGCTATCCGCGAACATCACCAGGGAGGAACTACTGGATATCTAGCGCGAGAAGTTGTGGCAAATCCACACACAACAGATACTTTGGCAGAAAACATGGCTATGGCTTGGAATCCAAGTTTAGTAGGTGCAAAGATTGAAGATACTTTTGTCATCCTCAAGGATGGAAAGCTGGAAAACCTAACTTATGATCCTAACTTTCCTAGCGTTGAGGTAGAAGGAAGATTGCGTGCAGTACCTTTAGAAATTTAA
- the galT gene encoding galactose-1-phosphate uridylyltransferase: MYSHKLLKPDGRKLTLYSRYPISSQLQATSPSNEPVQANPHLRWHPLRGEWVAYASHRQGRTFMPPPEYNPLAPTSNPEFPTELPQGKYDVAVFDNRFPSMALTANNPPDSIVETLPANGACEVVVFTQDARASLSSLEVEHLDLLLSVWGDRTRELGDNPQIQYVLPFENKGIEVGVTLHHPHGQIYAYPFIPPVPARMLEMQQQYYQEHQRGLLEDLIQKEIADNQRIIYQDEYAIAFVPAWARYPYEVWIAPIKAVGTFTDLSPEQRRGLAKALKTVTLKYDGLWNRPFPYLMAWFGAPTDGQAHPEAHLHAEFYPPYRTSERLKYLAGTELAAGMFANDALPEEKAKELQAVSVNIEMPISV; this comes from the coding sequence ATGTACTCCCACAAGCTGTTAAAGCCCGATGGACGCAAGCTGACATTATATAGTCGCTACCCAATTTCTAGTCAGCTACAAGCTACTAGCCCTAGTAACGAGCCAGTGCAAGCAAACCCGCACCTGCGCTGGCATCCCCTGCGCGGCGAATGGGTAGCTTACGCTAGTCATCGGCAAGGGCGGACATTCATGCCGCCCCCAGAATATAACCCCCTCGCACCTACCAGCAACCCGGAGTTTCCTACAGAACTACCTCAAGGTAAGTATGACGTAGCGGTGTTCGATAACCGCTTTCCTTCGATGGCTCTTACGGCAAACAACCCACCTGATAGCATCGTGGAAACGTTACCTGCTAATGGAGCGTGTGAAGTAGTGGTTTTTACGCAAGATGCACGTGCTTCTCTCAGTTCCCTAGAAGTAGAACATCTCGATTTGCTGTTGTCGGTATGGGGCGATCGCACCCGCGAACTGGGAGATAATCCGCAAATTCAATACGTGCTGCCGTTTGAAAACAAGGGTATAGAAGTAGGTGTAACTTTGCACCATCCCCACGGGCAGATTTACGCCTATCCCTTTATCCCACCTGTTCCTGCACGGATGTTAGAAATGCAGCAGCAGTATTATCAAGAACATCAGCGGGGGTTACTGGAAGATTTAATTCAAAAAGAGATTGCAGACAATCAGCGGATTATTTATCAAGATGAGTATGCGATCGCCTTCGTTCCAGCGTGGGCGCGTTACCCTTACGAAGTATGGATTGCTCCGATAAAAGCAGTTGGCACTTTTACGGATCTTAGCCCAGAACAGCGTAGGGGACTTGCTAAGGCATTAAAAACTGTCACTCTCAAATATGACGGCTTGTGGAATCGCCCGTTTCCTTATTTAATGGCTTGGTTTGGCGCACCAACTGACGGACAAGCACATCCCGAAGCACATTTACACGCCGAGTTTTATCCACCATATCGCACAAGTGAAAGGCTGAAGTATTTAGCAGGAACAGAATTGGCAGCAGGGATGTTTGCCAATGATGCTTTACCGGAGGAGAAAGCAAAGGAATTACAAGCGGTAAGTGTAAATATTGAAATGCCGATTTCAGTATGA